One region of Eupeodes corollae chromosome 1, idEupCoro1.1, whole genome shotgun sequence genomic DNA includes:
- the LOC129943172 gene encoding uncharacterized protein LOC129943172 isoform X3, translating into MLRIETLLKCETVLKKLHAKIDKSDDVIPSKAPSNSTTNSISSNAAKKVHTTSSASSPSPSTKNKFVPNHNLIEIYTCPASPTHFGEVDFRPPVEIPTERRSSPVKVVSNNLWNQQKSLEDTIDAQPKRTGMISSSARFPNRSSDSYNQSTTNSHQKFSDAPKSSRWSDPRDRIRDKSPSSSSSSSPFHRPAWSSTSTGFSSANKNHRSQAPKKNESKYSSEEENWDEPGDGETIPKPKPDPKPTSSSTLTSSLYSSYKDSKNAHHHRHHDNKSYKSQVEHAPPAPVFPLLPDVNNSKEYFQNKIYHDTIYNYKKSDEYNSFMNPPAPEPRTQKHSLNNIFNRLGDKMGDGFENFRIQVKNDKIKSKSPSKQRTPPPPPPPFLVSSKPIGDVLKSPPLSADDIDDLLNESLEAATVKQNKAKSYECNNEQKTHSLDAVRKKLALISRPTSPVRLESPTRVENKGDEPFYRRGQTPTKKHGATQQKKELINPPLPPAIKNPPLPSPKSPPNEMDAVVERLALKYHPHKRRESVSLERNFQLQTEKTNTPPQQLMDSMDALGIRPNQSSLKESMVSPVHTVDPRISKKNLGQIPSLMSLPASPVPNVLPTINHFDPRLRNTLPLNKDHTTPFTIPKPINYPIPSLLDLHINIPIVPPSSLPNYNVLSPKSKPKPTRVDPRIQIPSKTYADKFNPERNDKTERMKYLESKRNKPPEPKTYGEYRQSKCRQQQQEGDGKTLLTTESLSSPVAPSIQSMVPSTLDKMYRSADYGKDIAGSIQGFKIPKKTKPEAPKISDPKKDDPVEAKFEDEPQKDAKSQEELGKKSDEDQLGALTKLEEPPKPKEKSIGKPSKQNDKNANKIQDVEPKTKIIPDTKKKKVKTKSRVSENPPEEEPKTQPDDIEKKKQTSDIHSQNSAKTDTKASEVEPDEFKTSSLDDSITESRLVIDEGESPIKTNAKDEKNSLVDDTESFSEPRIMRTRRNKNVVKEGTPSPEPKPQENPKKEANDVEEELKEIEKKEIKPRRISTRRSTIIMKELAEKIETKKEETPSETEERPRSASDIFSPTTDNSVVSTQNIISGKRRTRASINFNEKGIKKTSTPKATTSIPSASPTTQTTPKTRATKATEAKQSAAARKRNSISVEQRKDDEEKKNSEDGQICAVSSTTEGPHTEPAIISDTITSPEEPSSSNTTDQTTTPPAIVDADNKKKHDFLEGFLMSMADPTANKDRILDMLKSVLDETKLQQVKDILYSPVKSEEKNTSGEKDEEEEEEHQEQSKPRATRTKKNELDRLNEDIRDMFICQGVVTATGRRMCTIAKATTKKTSVQPKKKKVVPSKSNKSQITSPQPASQATKRPMRKAKVIISPLNIRALRSRNLKQNRSPKMPVLEPNTPIKDDKSQESDKEIEETSPKKKTTKNKTVVAKVLNKNLKTKPGPKSKRVPSDNSDSSDDDIELVFLKDKIKRMDGSKNEEEKNKELKTEKTVAKTPEKEEIQIDSTKKEPKTDIKNNLETEVSNESTVAAVIVVASEDKPKEEETLPKNTNPEFHTKSEYSNCCVICKEKNRYIAPHYRIAHNDSEVYTSRLPPDVLEDVKLNINNSALFSLPKKPQAVFNYTCPFCDFQSTHTLRGWMEHFTIHTGEYGHKCSKCFKAMNGSTHMMEHIKKFCPDAKKINRDPINLRGNGIFGYVCHLCNFTQMLRGGVVQHLKVHHDLDDAESIKKIIEVKLIDTASCAKKELTDVSSTSLTDTTTLDSSTVVENKPSDSNMTVTVSNKEPVEEDDVIVLSGSSTNTNSEESVDKKKTDDDEEDKSRKEKESSMSTDSNMEVFVPSDLDPPVIVDLTEQSQVITDESESGIKSVSTLTFKPTASENKNKAKQRNIEVNIEVFIPRERLASPTSMTLSERWKSMEMEKDDEIASDSVVSKTKPAAKKMTIAEKLSQRFKNIEKQNSAEGKGDVITDKNINQTIEKESNEVSCSIASTHPEEEMRVTPSTSEKEATPLEASNSPAPSQPLYESGNLIMDEQVAKQSSNRGDDYCSESDDCNEIEEDDNENWEDIEITETTKSASQKEKNKNKSIFQTLSRLYASIAPKRTSKKMKEKEKEKKKVANEALERSEKNTEKTAIPKTNSIKALANESVGDSLLLPASSKPTQPPIQSEPQARFPNLSEFLPDSPGDSLDMLLSANFNCLEGDGSSFPQLDLNDLDSSIFPLPEEQENIQDAIEMATDMEHNKYDVLGNPISLSSKTQQQQISFLPPTTTSIHRIGNFGFSLNGNSLKYYCMVKSCAFLFSDHPDGLQNHFLLEHTTLKWNGYCDTCKMQVGFGDHCREMQHMLDVHSRIRTEDSGDKPRIKFRRLTGDILSTDKQNEAPFSPFKNVSSNVSPFHDESPQFDASPSMISSQQGVTQNATSHNILPAQTPELSLSSMLQSEPRAMIPPKAPPQLDMDIPLFKNVSKEFTITNVAEGVTDSDLLNLVFKQADSAPGGIQISQVISLNAGGKSVSPLTLPQISDRNERRNSPAFKEIRETEKQSPRASPNSIPMNSTTMIHRNSPLLKNPVVKQASFVCCVNKCNFTANMRTAMNEHILSHLRYDNNRDALRCNLCSFIGQDTNHYFNHMTQVHLRRDVVATSCASTVELTQKIQDILRTTSKTNQPNESLPPAAASVSVREMEKDPAKATVPVRAPVPLKVPVRLEEKTTTSDNSLPFSKRLRKTAEEIVAPTGLPEELIWRCIFYPDCKCTTTEKDFQTHLSTHTSIVPTSFPCVSPGSSLHCPHCPVNYYRAAVLKAHMKTHARHQYFCNACSCMTFSSFQQVQKHFTETHSLSGVPRTRSLIPDEKSNNPVLLLASETELSSNELIQFGEKLMGDWERRKALNKTHFKPNEQNLLPIQPIFNNQVYCSVCNYKTKVRTNMFRHLQLHNQDVDVGSVDPVNPVPCLEKNEKHFDKMLNLACSSNTLGSAVKPKESVKIPAFVPDMRRYVCGHPGCKYLTITDQMFRSHLNALHGQEKGYLCPHCQEEICKKNMCAERVVQHLKFHGNKIYQCSECDYFHYTKHVVERHVNEKHSSVSLVNLITFDRSENETKKSTQPIAGKNVSSSHSTSIECDTPAESPATTSTPPNTKMKWECALCKHQTATWNQMISHANSMHSAKHQYHCVHCSFGSAHLAHIMDHIDNKHPSKIREAKYVFYKINETPQDKAADTRPLWSRNDPKRVRSIRGILMENEEDAERTKKSLSRAGVDLDDEDEEVIAPVSDSDASVIPGGLACFHCNYTSLEISSLNQHWKSVHWHEKNSEMVPRLPFFFRIHTVLKCPLCPHVGDQITLKIHLINVHGQRNFCAADPNVPNTCGHCPFVYPTKRLDVLTNHYLREHKPTDAKNLSSGLLRNLLALGECQVYMQCYFCAEICADKTSIIEHERERHKNSNLRYKQIKDEVIYRCGMCQYSSTNELATLRHMIDHFAGFNVCHFCKSVQSSFNSYMQHCYTFHIKSLTSFKEIYSFEKIATFLGQMLLIFPNGLIAAKANLLNTQYGNTERVRAMYDEICKKALEPPIPPLCMGRLLAKKSMEASTLLPPPPVTVTAKRIAKRRSTVAMGGCEERGMFSNFLVPSEPQKIKKRKSSICGDFQQPTAPLFSTITTNSNNNIDHPAGPGDVVVSKTSEPQGFSFYGQKPDPIDLSRIYTHIAIGDKYAPVSVKKFSLLFKINTKVVVEAMDFRNYHNNKRPASFSRPCPASKKKKFV; encoded by the exons AT gctAAGAATTGAAACTTTACTAAAGTGTGAAACGGTTTTAAAGAAACTACACGCTAAAATTGATAAG tCTGATGATGTCATCCCGTCAAAGGCGCCTAGCAATTCGACGACCAATAGCATATCTTCCAATGCAGCAAAAAAAGTACACACAACTTCATCTGCATCCTCTCCTTCTCCAAGtacgaaaaacaaatttgtgccaaatcacaatttaattgaaatatacaCCTGCCCTGCTAGTCCTACACATTTTGGTGAAGTGGATTTTCGTCCACCAGTAGAAATTCCTACCGAACGCCGATCGTCTCCAGTGAAGGTAGTTTCCAATAATCTTTGGAACCAACAAAAAAGTTTGGAAGACACAATTGATGCACAACCAAAGCGAACGGGAATGATTAGCAGTAGTGCAAGATTTCCGAATCGTTCCTCAGATTCCTATAACCAGAGTACCACAAACAGCCATCAAAAATTCAGTGATGCACCAAAAAGCAGCCGCTGGTCGGATCCGAGGGATCGAATAAGAGATAAATCACCTTCGTCGTCATCTTCGTCGTCTCCTTTTCACAGACCTGCCTGGTCTTCAACATCAACTGGTTTCTCGTCGGCAAATAAAAATCACCGATCGCAAGCCCCAAAGAAAAATGAATCAAAGTATAGTTCAGAGGAGGAGAATTGGGATGAACCGGGAGACGGGGAGACCATACCAAAACCCAAGCCAGATCCAAAACCAACGTCTTCCTCGACGTTAACATCATCATTATACAGCTCGTATAAAGACTCCAAAAACGCTCACCATCATCGCCATCATGATAATAAAAGTTACAAGTCCCAGGTCGAGCATGCACCTCCTGCACCTGTTTTTCCACTTTTGCCAGACGTAAATAACAGcaaagaatattttcaaaacaaaatatatcacGATACCATCTATAATTATAAGAAATCGGATGAGTATAACAGTTTCATGAATCCTCCGGCACCAGAACCGCGCACCCAAAAACATTCATTGAACAACATATTCAATCGTCTAGGCGATAAAATGGGTGATGGCTTCGAGAATTTCCGAATTCAAgtaaaaaatgacaaaatcaaatcaaagtcCCCATCCAAACAAAGAACACCACCTCCACCGCCACCACCATTTTTGGTGTCTTCTAAACCTATAGGCGATGTTCTTAAAAGTCCTCCTTTAAGTGCAGACGATATTGATGATTTGCTAAATGAATCACTTGAGGCAGCTACAGTAAagcaaaacaaagcaaaatcaTATGAATGCAACAATGAGCAAAAAACACATTCGTTAGATGCGGTGAGAAAAAAACTGGCCTTGATCTCAAGACCGACTTCGCCTGTACGTTTAGAATCGCCAACAAGGGTAGAAAATAAAGGTGATGAACCATTTTACAGGCGGGGTCAAaccccaacaaaaaaacatggaGCTACTCAACAAAAGAAAGAACTTATCAACCCTCCACTACCACCAGCAATCAAAAACCCGCCCTTGCCTTCTCCAAAGTCACCACCAAACGAAATGGACGCGGTTGTTGAacgattggctttaaaataccaCCCACACAAAAGACGAGAATCTGTGTCGTTggaaagaaattttcaattacaGACTGAAAAAACAAACACTCCCCCACAACAACTGATGGATTCTATGGATGCATTAGGTATTAGACCTAATCAATCTTCACTCAAAGAGAGCATGGTATCTCCTGTGCATACTGTGGACCCACGGATATCTAAAAAGAATTTAGGACAAATCCCATCCCTTATGTCGTTACCTGCCTCGCCTGTTCCTAATGTTCTACCCACAATAAATCACTTTGATCCTCGATTGAGGAACACGCTCCCTTTGAATAAGGATCACACCACACCGTTTACAATACCCAAACCAATAAATTACCCCATTCCAAGTTTGTTGGACCTTCATATAAATATTCCTATCGTTCCTCCGTCTTCATTACCAAATTATAATGTCTTAAGTCCAAAATCAAAGCCAAAACCAACCAGGGTAGACCCCAGAATCCAAATACCATCAAAAACCTACGCCGATAAATTTAATCCTGAACGTAATGATAAAACAGAAAGAATGAAGTACTTAGAATCGAAGAGAAACAAACCTCCCGAGCCGAAGACCTATGGAGAGTATAGGCAGTCAAAGTGTCGACAACAGCAGCAGGAAGGCGATGGTAAAACTCTTCTTACAACTGAGTCGTTATCATCACCAGTTGCACCTTCAATTCAATCGATGGTGCCATCGACCCTTGATAAAATGTACAGAAGTGCGGATTATGGAAAAGACATAGCTGGAAGCATACAAGGGTTTAAAATTCCTAAGAAAACTAAACCAGAAGCACCTAAGATTTCCGATCCGAAAAAAGATGATCCAGTCGAAGCCAAGTTTGAAGACGAACCACAAAAAGATGCTAAATCCCAAGAGGAGCTTGGCAAAAAATCTGATGAGGATCAGTTGGGAgctttaacaaaactagaagAGCCCccaaaacctaaagaaaaatcGATTGGAAAaccttcaaaacaaaatgataaaaatgcTAACAAAATTCAGGATGTAgagccaaaaacaaaaataataccagATACTAAGAAGAAGAAGGTTAAAACTAAGTCTCGAGTTTCAGAAAATCCACCAGAGGAAGAACCTAAAACACAACCTGAtgatatagaaaagaaaaaacaaacttcagaTATCCATTCTCAAAATTCGGCAAAAACCGATACTAAAGCGTCAGAAGTTGAGccagatgaatttaaaactaGCTCATTGGATGATTCAATAACTGAGAGTCGATTGGTAATTGATGAAGGTGAATCGccaattaaaacaaatgcaaaGGATGAGAAAAATTCGCTAGTTGATGATACGGAAAGCTTTTCTGAGCCGAGAATAATGCGTACTCGGAGAAACAAAAATGTCGTTAAAGAAGGTACACCCTCACCCGAGCCTAAACCTcaagaaaatccaaaaaaagaagCTAATGATGTCGAAGAAGAACTAAAGGAGatcgaaaaaaaggaaataaaaccaCGTCGAATAAGCACGCGGCGTTCAACAATAATTATGAAGGAACTTGCTGAAAAAATCGAAACCAAAAAGGAGGAAACCCCCTCTGAAACCGAGGAACGTCCTAGGTCAGCTTCGGACATTTTTTCACCCACAACAGACAACTCCGTGGTTTCAACTCAAAATATTATCAGTGGCAAAAGAAGGACGAGGGCTTCGATAAATTTCAACgaaaaaggtattaaaaaaaCGTCAACACCCAAAGCAACAACATCAATTCCTAGTGCTTCTCCAACAACCCAAACAACTCCAAAAACACGGGCTACTAAAGCAACAGAAGCAAAGCAATCAGCTGCAGCAAGAAAGAGAAATTCGATTTCAGTCGAGCAACGAAAAGATGACGAGGAGAAGAAAAATTCAGAAGATGGACAGATATGCGCAGTAAGCAGCACGACCGAAGGGCCTCACACAGAGCCTGCAATTATAAGTGACACCATTACATCCCCAGAAGAACCTAGCAGCTCAAATACTACTGATCAAACTACAACACCACCAGCAATTGTCGAtgctgacaacaaaaaaaaacacgacttTTTAGAGGGATTCCTCATGAGTATGGCTGATCCCACTGCAAACAAAGATCGCATCTTAGACATGTTAAAGTCTGTGCTCGATGAAACAAAACTGCAGCAAGTCAAg GATATATTATACAGCCCTGTAAAGAGCGAAGAGAAGAATACATCTGGTGAgaaagacgaagaagaagaagaggaacaCCAAGAGCAGAGCAAACCTCGAGCAACAAGAACGAAAAAGAATGAACTGGATCGCCTCAATGAAGACATACGAGATATGTTTATATGTCAGGGCGTTGTTACTGCCACAGGTAGACGGATGTGTACTATTGCCAAAGCTACAACAAAGAAGACATCTGTTCagcctaaaaagaaaaaagtcgtcccttcaaaatcaaataagtCACAAATCACAAGCCCCCAGCCAGCATCTCAAGCAACTAAGCGCCCCATGCGTAAGGCTAAAGTAATAATAAGTCCATTGAATATCAGAGCGTTAAGAAGTCGAAACCTGAAACAAAATCGTTCGCCAAAAATGCCCGTACTCGAACCGAATACTCCCATTAAGGACGACAAAAGCCAAGAAAGCgataaagaaattgaagaaacttctccaaaaaagaaaacgactaaaaataaaacagttgtCGCtaaagtattaaacaaaaatttaaagactaAACCTGGTCCGAAGTCCAAACGCGTCCCATCTGACAACTCGGATTCTTCAGACGATGATATTGAGTTGGTCTTTCTGAAGGACAAGATTAAACGTATGGATGGCAGTAAAAATGAAGAAGAGAAAAATAAGGAGCTTAAGACTGAGAAAACTGTAGCGAAAACACCAGAAAAGgaagaaatacaaattgatAGCACTAAAAAAGAACCTAAAactgatattaaaaataacctGGAAACCGAAGTTTCAAATGAGAGCACTGTAGCTGCTGTTATTGTTGTAGCAAGTGAAGATAagccaaaagaagaagaaactttGCCCAAAAACACTAACCCAGAGTTTCATACAAAATCTGAATATTCGAATTGTTGTGTCATTTGCAAAGAGAAAAATCGTTACATAGCCCCGCATTATCGCATCGCCCACAATGACTCTGAAGTGTACACATCACGACTACCACCAGATGTATTGGAAGACGTCAAGCTTAATATAAATAACAGTGCACTTTTTTCATTGCCCAAAAAACCCCAGGCAGTTTTTAACTATACTTGCCCGTTTTGTGACTTTCAATCAACACATACACTGCGAGGATGGATGGAGCACTTTACCATTCACACTGGAGAGTATGGACACAAGTGTTCGAAATGCTTTAAGGCAATGAACGGCAGCACCCACATGATGGAGCacattaaaaagttttgtcCAGATGCAAAGAAGATTAATAGAGATCCAATAAATTTGCGGGGCAATGGGATATTTGGTTATGTCTGTCACTTGTGTAACTTCACTCAGATGTTGCGAGGAGGTGTAGTCCAGCATTTGAAAGTTCACCATGATCTAGATGATGCCGAATCAATAAAGAAGATTATAGAAGTCAAATTAATCGACACGGCTTCTTGTGCGAAAAAAGAACTAACTGACGTTTCTTCTACTTCTTTAACTGATACAACCACTTTAGATAGCTCTACTGTGGTGGAAAATAAGCCAAGTGATTCTAACATGACTGTGACTGTTTCAAATAAGGAACCCGTCGAAGAAGATGATGTCATAGTGTTGTCAGGTTCGagtacaaatacaaattcagAGGAGTCCGTTGACAAGAAGAAAACAGACGACGATGAGGAAGATAAAtccagaaaagaaaaagaatcaaGCATGTCCACCGATTCAAATATGGAAGTATTTGTTCCCTCGGATCTGGATCCCCCAGTTATTGTAGACCTAACCGAGCAATCGCAAGTTATAACAGACGAGTCGGAATCGGGTATCAAAAGTGTTTCCACTCTCACATTTAAGCCAACTGCATCAGAAAATAAGAATAAAGCCAAACAAAGGAATATCGAAGTAAATATCGAAGTATTTATTCCTCGTGAAAGGTTAGCATCTCCAACTTCTATGACTTTAAGTGAGCGATGGAAATCAATGGAAATGGAAAAAGACGATGAAATCGCATCTGATTCAGTTGTTAGTAAAACTAAGCCAGCAGCCAAGAAAATGACGATTGCCGAAAAATTAAGCCAAaggttcaaaaatattgaaaaacagaATAGTGCAGAAGGGAAAGGGGATGTAATAACAGACAAGAATATTAATCAAACAATAGAGAAAGAAAGTAATGAAGTTTCCTGTTCTATTGCATCGACTCATCCTGAAGAAGAAATGCGAGTAACTCCTTCGACGAGTGAAAAAGAAGCAACTCCATTGGAGGCATCTAATTCACCAGCGCCATCGCAGCCTTTATATGAATCTGGTAATTTGATCATGGATGAACAAGTGGCAAAACAATCTTCAAATAGAGGAGATGATTATTGTTCAGAAAGCGATGATTGCAATGAGATTGAAGAAGACGATAACGAAAATTGGGAAGACATTGAAATAACAGAAACTACAAAGAGTGCATCgcagaaggaaaaaaataaaaacaaatccattTTCCAAACTCTAAGTCGGCTCTATGCATCGATAGCACctaaaagaacttcaaaaaagatgaaagagaaagaaaaagagaaaaagaaggTGGCAAATGAAGCCTTGGAGAGATCggaaaaaaatacagaaaaaacagcaattccaaaaacaaattcaattaaagccTTGGCCAATGAAAGTGTCGGAGATTCCCTTCTTCTGCCTGCATCATCAAAGCCAACACAGCCGCCAATACAATCAGAACCACAAGCACGATTCCCAAACTTGTCGGAATTTCTTCCAGATTCACCTGGTGATTCATTGGATATGCTTTTGTCGGCGAATTTTAACTGCCTGGAAGGAGACGGCAGCAGCTTTCCTCAACTAGATTTGAATGATTTGGACTCGTCGATATTTCCCCTACCCGAAGAGCAAGAAAATATTCAAGATGCCATTGAAATGGCCACTGACATGGAACATAACAAATATGACGTTCTGGGCAATCCGATTTCATTGAGCTCAAAgactcaacaacaacaaatttcatttttaccTCCAACAACAACGAGTATACATAGAATTGGAAACTTTGGCTTTTCTCTCAATGGGAATTCGTTGAAGTATTATTGCATGGTAAAGTCGTGTGCATTTCTTTTCTCCGATCATCCCGACGGACTCCAGAATCACTTTCTGCTCGAACATACCACACTCAAATGGAACGGCTACTGTGATACGTGCAAAATGCAAGTTGGTTTCGGTGATCATTGCCGTGAAATGCAGCACATGTTGGATGTACATTCAAGAATAAGAACTGAAGATTCTGGAGATAAGCCAAGAATTAAATTTCGCAGACTTACAGGGGATATTCTTTCCACTGACAAACAGAATGAAGCTCCGTTTTCaccatttaaaaatgtgtcGTCCAATGTCTCACCCTTCCACGACGAGTCACCTCAGTTTGATGCATCACCAAGCATGATTTCATCTCAACAAGGTGTGACCCAAAATGCAACATCCCACAATATATTACCAGCTCAAACTCCCGAATTGAGTTTATCATCGATGTTGCAGAGTGAGCCAAGAGCGATGATACCTCCAAAAGCCCCACCACAGCTCGATATGGATATACCattgttcaaaaatgtaagCAAGGAATTCACTATCACTAACGTAGCCGAAGGAGTGACTGATAGCGATCTATTGAATTTGGTGTTTAAGCAAGCAGACTCAGCTCCAGGAGGAATTCAAATAAGTCAg GTGATAAGTCTTAATGCTGGCGGAAAATCTGTGTCGCCTTTAACCTTGCCGCAAATATCCGACCGCAATGAACGACGAAACTCTCCTGCGTTCAAAGAAATAAGAGAAACAGAAAAGCAGTCACCGAGAGCGTCTCCGAATTCCATTCCAATGAACTCAACCACGATGATACATCGGAACTCTCCATTGTTGAAAAATCCAGTTGTAAAACAAGCATCCTTTGTGTGTTGTGTAAATAAATGCAACTTTACCGCCAATATGCGAACGGCGATGAATGAACATATTTTGTCTCACCTTCGATACGACAACAATCGAGATGCCCTCAGGTGTAATCTCTGCAGTTTCATCGGACAAGACACAAACCACTATTTCAATCACATGACACAGGTGCATTTAAGACGCGATGTAGTTGCTACATCATGTGCGTCGACAGTTGAGTTGACACAAAAAATTCAAGACATTCTTCGGACCACTTCAAAAACGAACCAACCAAATGAGTCATTGCCACCGGCAGCGGCGTCAGTGTCTGTAAGGGAAATGGAAAAGGATCCGGCAAAGGCTACAGTGCCTGTGAGGGCACCCGTACCATTAAAAGTTCCGGTACGGTTGGAAGAAAAAACCACAACCAGCGATAATAGTTTGCCATTCTCAAAGAGACTTAGAAAAACCGCAGAGGAAATTGTAGCCCCTACTGGTTTACCAGAAGAACTGATCTGGAGATGCATTTTCTATCCCGATTGCAAATGTACGACCACAGAGAAAGATTTCCAAACACATCTGTCAACCCATACGAGTATTGTGCCGACATCCTTTCCATGTGTGTCTCCCGGTAGCTCCTTGCATTGTCCACATTGTCCAGTTAATTACTATCGCGCAGCTGTGCTGAAAGCCCACATGAAAACCCATGCCCGCCATCAATATTTTTGCAATGCATGCAGCTGTATGACATTCAGTAGTTTCCAACAAGTTCAAAAGCATTTTACCGAAACCCATTCGCTATCCGGTGTTCCACGGACACGAAGTTTGATTCCagacgaaaaatcaaataatcCTGTATTATTACTAGCCAGCGAAACGGAGCTCTCTTCTAACGAATTGATTCAGTTTGGGGAAAAGCTTATGGGCGATTGGGAACGCAGAAAAGCCTTGAACAAAACACACTTCAAGCCGAACGAGCAAAATCTTTTGCCAATTCAGCCGATTTTCAACAATCAAGTTTACTGCTCGGTTTGCAACTACAAGACCAAGGTGAGGACCAATATGTTCCGACACTTGCAGTTGCACAATCAGGACGTTGATGTGGGAAGTGTAGATCCAGTCAATCCGGTTCCTTGCCTTGAGAAGAACGAAAAGCACTTCGACAAAATGCTCAATCTGGCTTGTAGTTCGAACACTCTCGGCAGTGCTGTGAAGCCTAAAGAAAGTGTTAAAATTCCAGCATTTGTGCCCGATATGAGAAGATATGTTTGTGGCCACCCCGGTTGTAAATACCTTACAATCACCGATCAAATGTTTCGCTCACATCTCAACGCCCTCCATGGCCAAGAAAAGGGTTACCTGTGTCCACATTGTCAAGAGGAAATCTGCAAGAAGAACATGTGCGCTGAACGAGTCGTACAGCATCTCAAGTTTCACGGCAACAAAATATACCAGTGCAGCGAGTGCGATTATTTTCACTACACTAAGCATGTGGTCGAACGGCACGTCAATGAGAAACATTCTAGTGTATCTCTTGTCAATCTGATAACCTTTGACCGTAGTGAGAATGAAACCAAGAAGTCTACTCAGCCAATTGCGGGGAAGAATGTCTCCTCAAGTCATTCTACATCCATCGAATGTGATACTCCTGCTGAATCTCCAGCAACAACGAGCACACCTCCGAACACTAAAATGAAATGGGAATGCGCACTGTGCAAACATCAGACAGCCACTTGGAACCAGATGATTTCGCATGCAAATTCAATGCACAGTGCGAAACATCAATACCACTGCGTCCATTGTTCATTTGGTTCGGCGCATTTGGCTCATATTATGGACCATATCGACAACAAGCACCCTTCGAAAATTCGCGAAGCAAAGTACGTATTTTATAAGATCAATGAGACTCCCCAAGATAAAGCAGCTGATACTCGGCCATTATGGTCGCGAAACGATCCTAAACGAGTACGAAGTATACGAGGAATTCTCATGGAGAACGAAGAAGATGCCGAGCGAACCAAGAAGAGCCTAAGTCGGGCAGGAGTAGATTtagatgatgaagatgaagaagtaATTGCTCCAGTATCTGATTCGGATGCCTCCGTGATCCCTGGTGGATTAGCCTGCTTCCATTGTAACTATACAAGTTTGGAAATTAGTTCCCTGAATCAGCATTGGAAGTCAGTTCATTGGCATGAAAAGAACAGTGAAATGGTACCCAGATTACCATTTTTCTTCCGTATTCATACTGTCCTAAAATGTCCCCTTTGTCCACATGTAGGCGATCAAATCACCCTGAAGATTCATTTGATCAATGTTCACGGGCAGCGTAATTTCTGCGCCGCAGATCCAAATGTACCTAATACATGCGGCCATTGCCCCTTTGTGTACCCAACGAAAAGACTTGACGTGCTGACTAATCATTACCTGCGCGAACATAAGCCAACGGATGCTAAAAACCTCTCATCGGGTTTGCTAAGAAACTTATTGGCGTTGGGCGAGTGTCAGGTCTACATGCAGTGCTATTTCTGTGCCGAGATCTGTGCCGATAAGACCTCCATCATTGAACATGAAAGAGAACGTCATAAGAATTCTAACTTGCGATACAAGCAAATCAAGGATGAAGTAATCTACCGATGCGGAATGTGCCAATACTCGTCGACTAATGAACTGGCAACTCTGAGACACATGATTGATCACTTTGCAGGTTTTAATGTTTGCCATTTCTGCAAGTCTGTCCAAAGCAGCTTCAATTCGTACATGCAACATTGCTATACCTTCCATATTAAATCTCTGACCAGCTTTAAGGAGATATATAGCTTTGAAAAAATTGCTACGTTTTTGGGTCAGATGTTGCTGATATTTCCAAATGGTCTAATTGCGGCCAAAGCCAATCTTCTCAATACGCAATATGGGAATACGGAGCGAGTCCGGGCGATGTACGACGAAATCTGCAAAAAGGCCCTCGAACCACCAATTCCACCCCTTTGCATGGGCCGATTGCTGGCCAAGAAATCAATGGAAGCTTCAACTCTACTGCCTCCCCCGCCAGTGACAGTCACTGCAAAGCGAATCGCCAAAAGAAGAAGTACCGTTGCTATGGGTGGATGTGAAGAGAGAGGAATGTTTAGTAACTTTTTGGTACCATCCGAACCGCAGAAGATCAAGAAGAGAAAATCATCGATATGTGGAGATTTCCAACAACCAACTGCACCCCTTTTCAGTACAATCActacaaattcaaataataacatCGACCATCCGGCAGGACCTGGTGATGTTGTTGTTTCGAAAACTAGTGAACCCCAAGGATTCTCATTTTACGGACAGAAACCCGATCCAATTGATCTATCAAGAATCTATACACACATCGCAATTGGAGACAAATACGCTCCGGTCTCGGTGAAAAAGTTTtcacttctttttaaaattaacaccaAAGTTGTAGTGGAAGCAATGGACTTCCGAAACTACCATAATAATAAAAGGCCAGCGTCCTTTAGTAGGCCTTGTCCTGcgagtaaaaagaaaaagtttgtgTAA